The following proteins are encoded in a genomic region of Glycine max cultivar Williams 82 chromosome 18, Glycine_max_v4.0, whole genome shotgun sequence:
- the LOC100527633 gene encoding uncharacterized protein LOC100527633, with amino-acid sequence MQWKASKHCYFISYLPLKRISKSNWQSSYGRSGLEEIRKFLKLWKSHIISLSNSSQLLVEWKHERKRNSVNTPSPQSQAHAIWIPPTSGSLKLNVDAAIFLSISCFGAGMCIRDENGRFLQARTQWNYGEPSPLEAEAWALLQGINWIHELVTKMLRLKLIVSPL; translated from the coding sequence ATGCAGTGGAAGGCATCAAAGCATTGTTATTTCATCTCCTATCTTCCCTTGAAACGGATATCAAAGAGTAACTGGCAATCATCTTATGGACGATCTGGACTAGAAGAAATCAGAAAATTTTTGAAGCTGTGGAAATCCCACATCATATCTCTATCAAATTCATCTCAGTTACTCGTGGAGTGGAAGCATGAAAGAAAACGGAACTCCGTGAACACTCCCAGTCCTCAAAGTCAAGCTCATGCAATCTGGATTCCTCCAACATCTGGCTCGCTGAAATTAAATGTGGATGCTGCAATTTTCCTGAGCATATCTTGCTTTGGTGCTGGAATGTGTATCAGGGACGAAAATGGTAGATTTCTACAAGCCAGAACGCAGTGGAACTATGGTGAACCAAGCCCTCTGGAAGCTGAAGCCTGGGCGTTGTTACAAGGGATTAATTGGATACATGAACTGGTTACCAAAATGTTGAGATTGAAGTTGATTGTTAGTCCATTGTAG